From one Nonomuraea polychroma genomic stretch:
- a CDS encoding alginate lyase family protein produces the protein MVRPLTRRSLLLLPVALVITLIVATLSAPTAVAGSAPATFAHPGVLVSKAQLDFVRSKVNAGAQPWKAAYDQMVASSLASLSRTPKPRAVVECGSYSNPNYGCTDERQDALAAYTDALIWYISRDSRYAQKAIQIMDAWSAVITDHTNSNAPLQTGWAGSSWPRAAEIIRYTYTGWSATGVNRFATMLRNVYLPEVINGRATTNGNWELSMMDAAIGIAVFLEDRAAYDKAVSTFRARMPAYIYLTSDGAFPKGPAGSSIDTRSEVVAYWHGQETFVDGLSQETCRDLTHTGYGLAAIAHIAETARIQGQDLYPEIADRLRHALGLHAKYQLGAAVPSWLCGGNLTLGLGPVTEVGFNALNHRMGIAMSNTQTLTERQRPAGTNNLFVAWETLTHAGNPN, from the coding sequence GTGGTCCGTCCCCTGACGCGCAGGAGCCTGTTGTTACTCCCCGTCGCGCTGGTCATCACACTGATCGTCGCAACCCTGTCAGCGCCCACCGCTGTGGCAGGCAGCGCGCCGGCGACGTTCGCGCACCCCGGCGTGCTGGTCAGCAAGGCACAGCTCGACTTCGTCCGCTCCAAGGTGAACGCAGGCGCCCAGCCGTGGAAGGCCGCCTACGACCAGATGGTCGCCAGCAGCCTCGCGTCGTTGTCGCGCACCCCGAAGCCGCGGGCCGTCGTGGAGTGCGGCTCGTACTCCAACCCCAACTACGGCTGCACCGACGAGCGCCAGGACGCGCTCGCCGCCTACACCGACGCGCTGATCTGGTACATCTCCCGCGACAGCCGGTACGCGCAGAAGGCCATCCAGATCATGGACGCCTGGTCCGCCGTGATCACCGACCACACCAACAGCAACGCCCCGCTCCAGACCGGGTGGGCCGGCTCGTCCTGGCCCAGGGCGGCCGAGATCATCCGGTACACGTACACCGGGTGGTCCGCCACAGGCGTCAACCGCTTCGCGACCATGCTCAGAAACGTCTACCTGCCCGAGGTCATCAACGGCAGGGCCACCACGAACGGCAACTGGGAGTTGTCGATGATGGACGCGGCCATCGGGATCGCGGTGTTCCTGGAGGACAGGGCCGCCTACGACAAGGCCGTGAGCACGTTCCGGGCTCGCATGCCCGCCTACATCTACCTGACCAGCGACGGCGCCTTCCCCAAGGGACCGGCCGGCAGCAGCATCGACACGCGGTCCGAGGTCGTCGCGTACTGGCACGGCCAGGAGACCTTCGTCGACGGGCTGTCCCAGGAGACCTGCCGCGACCTCACCCACACCGGCTACGGTCTCGCGGCAATCGCGCACATCGCCGAGACGGCCCGGATCCAGGGGCAGGACCTCTACCCCGAGATCGCCGACCGGCTGCGGCACGCGCTCGGCCTGCACGCCAAATACCAGCTCGGTGCGGCCGTGCCCTCCTGGTTGTGCGGCGGCAACCTCACCCTGGGCCTGGGCCCGGTCACGGAGGTCGGCTTCAACGCCCTGAACCATCGCATGGGCATCGCGATGTCCAACACCCAGACCCTCACCGAGCGGCAGCGCCCGGCGGGCACCAACAATCTCTTCGTCGCCTGGGAGACCCTCACCCACGCCGGCAACCCGAACTGA
- a CDS encoding SAM-dependent methyltransferase: MIIVIKLREEGHFVAEKPDDWKSAIDTTRPSIARAYDVVLHGKDNFEVDRAFVAEIVKVVPEIYDVATYNRQMLGRGVRFLVDQGITQFIDLGSGLPTVENTHQVAQRANPESRVVYVDNDPMVLAHGRALLAENERTAVVTSDLRDPAAILGDEAVKRLIDLDRPVGVMLVGILHHLHDDEDPRGIVEAYMAAVPSGSYLFITHFCDSSQDSRDAEKKFLALLGTGRFRTVAEITAFFDGFELVEPGVVPLPLWRPEEDVPENLTVGQRLMFGGIARKP, translated from the coding sequence ATGATCATTGTGATCAAACTCCGCGAGGAAGGACACTTTGTGGCCGAGAAGCCAGACGACTGGAAGAGTGCGATCGACACGACCAGGCCCAGCATCGCCAGGGCCTACGACGTCGTCCTGCACGGCAAGGACAACTTCGAGGTCGATCGCGCCTTCGTCGCGGAGATCGTCAAGGTCGTTCCTGAGATCTATGACGTGGCGACCTACAACCGGCAGATGCTGGGCCGCGGTGTGCGGTTCCTGGTCGACCAGGGCATCACGCAGTTCATCGACCTGGGCTCTGGGCTGCCGACCGTGGAGAACACCCACCAGGTCGCCCAGCGCGCCAACCCCGAGTCGCGGGTGGTCTACGTCGACAACGACCCCATGGTGCTGGCCCACGGCCGGGCTCTGCTGGCGGAGAACGAGCGCACCGCGGTGGTCACCTCGGACCTGCGCGACCCGGCGGCGATCCTCGGCGACGAGGCGGTCAAGCGGCTCATCGATCTCGATCGCCCGGTCGGCGTGATGCTGGTCGGCATCCTGCATCACCTGCACGACGACGAGGACCCGCGGGGGATCGTCGAGGCGTACATGGCCGCGGTTCCGTCCGGCAGCTACCTCTTCATCACCCACTTCTGCGACTCGAGCCAGGATTCCCGTGACGCGGAGAAGAAGTTCCTCGCGCTCCTCGGCACCGGCAGGTTCCGCACCGTTGCCGAGATCACCGCCTTCTTCGACGGGTTCGAGCTGGTGGAGCCGGGTGTCGTGCCGCTGCCCTTGTGGCGTCCCGAGGAGGATGTCCCCGAGAACCTGACCGTGGGCCAGCGCCTCATGTTCGGGGGCATCGCCCGCAAACCGTGA
- a CDS encoding FkbM family methyltransferase, with product MARRVARLIAGVQATRESGYWKTAYRISPRLAAANPHLGKISPEWAETVHVRRNGLRLELDLRDNLQAMLYYAGRYEPDVRRFLRRELRRGDVVVDVGAHIGVHALAAARILRRAGGGRVVAFEPASDSAAKLRAAARRNGLPVEVVQTALGAYHGTVSLYGDTRYDAADAGVRSQYGDAALVEQVPVRPFDAWAEEAGLSRLDVVKIDVEGAEAAVLAGMSRSLRTLRPRAVLMEVKQRQRTDVSEEGLRDLLGAHGYMRTARLGHNELFRPVHD from the coding sequence GTGGCCCGAAGGGTCGCCCGGCTCATCGCGGGGGTGCAGGCGACACGGGAGTCCGGTTACTGGAAGACCGCCTACCGGATCTCGCCCAGGCTGGCGGCCGCGAACCCGCATCTCGGCAAGATCTCGCCGGAATGGGCGGAGACGGTACACGTTCGCAGGAACGGGCTGAGGCTCGAGCTGGACCTGCGCGACAACCTGCAGGCCATGCTCTACTACGCGGGGCGCTACGAGCCGGACGTCCGCCGATTCCTCCGCCGGGAGCTCCGGCGTGGGGATGTCGTGGTGGACGTGGGGGCCCACATCGGCGTCCATGCTCTCGCCGCCGCACGCATCCTGCGCCGCGCGGGCGGCGGCCGGGTGGTCGCCTTCGAGCCTGCCTCGGATTCCGCCGCGAAGCTGCGGGCCGCCGCCCGCCGTAACGGGCTGCCGGTCGAGGTGGTGCAGACCGCGCTGGGCGCCTATCACGGGACGGTCTCCCTGTACGGTGACACGCGTTATGACGCTGCCGACGCGGGAGTACGGTCCCAGTACGGCGATGCGGCATTGGTCGAGCAGGTGCCGGTTCGTCCCTTCGACGCCTGGGCCGAGGAGGCAGGGCTGAGCCGCCTCGACGTCGTCAAGATCGACGTGGAGGGAGCCGAGGCGGCCGTGCTCGCGGGCATGAGCCGATCCCTCCGGACGCTGCGGCCGCGGGCCGTGCTCATGGAGGTGAAGCAGCGCCAGCGTACCGACGTGAGCGAGGAAGGGCTGCGCGACCTTCTCGGAGCGCACGGCTACATGAGGACTGCTCGCCTTGGTCACAACGAACTGTTCCGGCCCGTGCACGATTGA
- a CDS encoding L-fucose/L-arabinose isomerase family protein: MNTFTRITPPRTKVGLVAGGLGAYWPQFPDLLPQLQHSAARVSERMKALDCEVVDVGFISDAQEGAAAAEKLRAAGCDLIVGFLTTYMTATMLVPIAQRSGAPVLLINLQPTESMDHATFDTGQWLAYCGACPLPEMANAFTRVGVPFRSVSGYLEDERAWERIGRWVRAAHVRATLRHGRHGLMGHLYPGMLDVATDLTLVSANFGGHVEVLEFDDLRVRVEKVTDEEAAERIALARDVFELADSVNEEDLGWAARVSVGLDRLVEDFGLDSLAYYHRGLDGEIHERLGAGMILGASLLTARGIPAAGEYELRTSLAMLIMDRLGAGGSFTELQALDFARGHVEMGHDGPAHLAISSRKPLLRGLGVYHGKRGWGVSVEFDVTRGPVTAFGLRQDRDGRYGFVVSEGQVVEGPLLQIGNTTSRVDFGCDPGEWTDAWSASGISHHWALGTGHRLADLRALADLLEAEVTHVQP, from the coding sequence GTGAACACGTTCACTCGCATCACGCCGCCCCGCACCAAGGTGGGGCTGGTCGCCGGAGGGCTGGGGGCGTACTGGCCGCAGTTCCCGGACCTGCTGCCCCAGCTCCAGCACTCGGCCGCGCGGGTGTCCGAGCGGATGAAGGCGCTGGACTGCGAGGTCGTCGACGTGGGCTTCATCTCCGACGCCCAGGAGGGCGCGGCGGCGGCCGAGAAGCTGCGCGCGGCCGGGTGCGACCTCATCGTCGGGTTCCTCACGACGTACATGACGGCCACCATGCTCGTGCCGATCGCGCAGCGCAGCGGCGCGCCCGTGCTGCTGATCAACCTGCAGCCGACCGAGTCGATGGACCACGCCACCTTCGACACCGGGCAGTGGCTGGCCTACTGCGGCGCCTGCCCGCTGCCGGAGATGGCCAACGCCTTCACCCGCGTCGGCGTCCCGTTCCGCTCGGTCTCCGGCTACCTGGAGGACGAGCGGGCGTGGGAGCGGATCGGCCGGTGGGTGCGGGCCGCGCACGTCCGCGCCACGCTGCGGCATGGCCGGCACGGCCTCATGGGCCACCTCTACCCTGGCATGCTGGACGTGGCCACCGACCTGACGCTGGTCAGCGCGAACTTCGGCGGGCACGTCGAGGTGCTGGAGTTCGACGACCTGCGGGTGCGCGTGGAGAAGGTCACCGACGAGGAGGCCGCCGAACGGATCGCGCTGGCGCGGGACGTGTTCGAGCTGGCGGACTCGGTCAACGAGGAGGACCTGGGCTGGGCGGCCCGCGTGTCGGTCGGCCTGGACCGGCTGGTCGAGGACTTCGGGCTGGACAGCCTGGCCTATTACCACCGGGGGCTCGACGGCGAGATCCACGAACGGCTCGGGGCGGGCATGATCCTCGGCGCGTCCCTGCTGACCGCCCGGGGCATCCCGGCGGCCGGCGAGTACGAGCTGCGGACGTCGCTCGCCATGCTGATCATGGACCGGCTGGGCGCGGGCGGCTCGTTCACCGAGTTGCAGGCGCTCGACTTCGCCCGCGGCCACGTGGAGATGGGCCATGACGGCCCCGCCCACCTGGCCATCAGCTCCCGCAAGCCGCTGCTGCGCGGCCTGGGCGTCTACCACGGCAAGCGCGGGTGGGGCGTGTCGGTCGAGTTCGACGTGACGCGGGGGCCTGTCACCGCGTTCGGGCTGCGGCAGGACCGGGACGGCCGCTACGGGTTCGTGGTGTCGGAGGGCCAGGTGGTGGAGGGGCCGCTGCTGCAGATCGGCAACACGACCTCGCGGGTGGACTTCGGGTGCGACCCGGGCGAGTGGACCGACGCCTGGAGCGCCAGCGGCATCTCCCACCACTGGGCCCTCGGCACCGGCCACCGCCTGGCCGACCTCCGCGCGCTGGCCGACCTCCTGGAGGCAGAGGTGACACACGTCCAACCCTGA
- a CDS encoding discoidin domain-containing protein, whose product MRKLAAAALAAAVALTTAAAWDPEEPPSSVSVKVKPGVSKGTGKLIPRAGADRLVAPLGVDPACPAKIEIGMRSDAKKAAYATMNVEIDAPLTASRSMLTSYLPPGYELGAKLLVAVPPGAKAGTYGLRLRTPAQTLQVPVEVVPLDRLDNGGNLALHRPVTASSQHTNANYPPCSVADGDRSSNGWAGGNGWNDATARAWPDTVAIALGGPKQVSRVDLYTLHTERYPASRYGVRDWDVQAQVSGQWQTVAQVRGNTAGNVRSDFAPVTADAVRIVALASNGANDYTRIIEVEVR is encoded by the coding sequence ATGCGTAAGCTCGCCGCCGCCGCGCTCGCCGCCGCCGTCGCACTGACCACGGCCGCGGCCTGGGACCCCGAGGAGCCTCCGTCCTCGGTGTCCGTCAAGGTCAAGCCGGGCGTCTCCAAGGGCACCGGCAAGCTGATCCCCCGGGCCGGCGCCGACCGGCTCGTCGCCCCGCTGGGCGTGGATCCCGCCTGCCCCGCCAAGATCGAGATCGGGATGCGCAGCGACGCGAAGAAGGCCGCGTACGCCACGATGAACGTCGAGATCGACGCGCCGCTGACCGCTTCCCGCTCGATGCTGACCAGCTACCTGCCGCCCGGCTACGAGCTCGGCGCGAAGCTGCTGGTCGCCGTCCCGCCTGGCGCGAAGGCGGGCACGTACGGACTGCGCCTGCGCACCCCCGCGCAGACGCTGCAGGTGCCGGTCGAGGTGGTCCCCCTCGACCGGCTCGACAACGGCGGCAACCTCGCGCTGCACCGGCCGGTCACCGCCTCCTCCCAGCACACCAACGCCAACTACCCGCCGTGCAGCGTCGCCGACGGCGACCGCTCCTCCAACGGCTGGGCCGGCGGCAACGGCTGGAACGACGCCACCGCCCGCGCCTGGCCGGACACCGTCGCCATCGCGCTGGGCGGCCCGAAGCAGGTCTCCCGCGTGGACCTGTACACGCTCCACACCGAGCGCTACCCGGCGAGCCGGTACGGGGTGCGCGACTGGGACGTCCAGGCCCAGGTGAGCGGCCAGTGGCAGACGGTCGCCCAGGTGCGCGGCAACACCGCCGGCAACGTGCGGTCGGACTTCGCGCCCGTCACCGCGGACGCCGTCCGCATCGTCGCGCTCGCCTCGAACGGAGCCAACGACTACACGCGGATCATCGAGGTCGAAGTCCGCTGA
- a CDS encoding alkaline phosphatase D family protein yields the protein MDHPSRRSLFGLGGAALALAFTTNLADPWTAEAAAVRGDYPFTLGVASGDPLPDRVILWTRLAPKPLEPLGGLPYNKIQVDWEIAEDEAFTRRVRHGSTWASPEYGHSVHVDAKGLRPGREYFYRFRAGGELSPVGRTKTAPAPGAGPDALRLAFASCASWQDGFYTAYRHLADENPDVVFHLGDYIYEYGIVPGGGNRRTPVPEQFRVQCDTLDRFRIQYGLYKSDPDLQAAHQRAPWIVTWDDHEVLDNWAGPNGPGGEVTEEDFMVIRANAFRAFWENMPVRLPAAEGPDARIYRRYTFGDLAEFNVLDTRQYRDDQVCGDGQQVDCADRLDPARQMLGAEQERWLLDGLGDSRAKWNVLAQQIAMIQLDFDPGPAQRLSMDLWDGYKAAKDRLITGMGDRKVSNPVVLTGDIHYNLAGELKANFDDPASQTVGVEFVCTSVSSGGNGNPNTGLPPGGSDPVNPHLRFSSYQRGYVSCEVTRTQWRADFKVVPYVDRPGAPVSTRASLVTLDGVPGLQAL from the coding sequence ATGGATCATCCCTCACGTCGATCCTTATTCGGCCTCGGCGGCGCGGCACTCGCCCTGGCCTTCACCACGAACCTGGCCGACCCCTGGACCGCCGAGGCGGCGGCCGTACGCGGCGACTACCCGTTCACGCTCGGCGTGGCCTCGGGAGACCCGCTGCCCGACCGAGTGATCCTCTGGACGCGGCTGGCTCCCAAGCCGCTGGAGCCGCTCGGCGGGCTGCCGTACAACAAGATCCAGGTGGACTGGGAGATCGCCGAGGACGAGGCGTTCACGCGCCGCGTCCGGCACGGCTCCACCTGGGCGAGCCCGGAGTACGGCCACTCCGTCCACGTGGACGCCAAGGGCCTGCGGCCGGGCCGCGAGTACTTCTACCGGTTCCGCGCCGGCGGCGAGCTCAGCCCGGTGGGCCGGACCAAGACCGCGCCCGCGCCCGGCGCCGGCCCCGACGCGCTGCGGCTGGCCTTCGCCTCGTGCGCGTCGTGGCAGGACGGCTTCTACACCGCCTACCGCCACCTCGCCGACGAGAACCCCGACGTGGTCTTCCACCTCGGCGACTACATCTACGAGTACGGCATCGTGCCGGGCGGCGGCAACCGCCGGACCCCGGTGCCCGAGCAGTTCCGGGTGCAGTGCGACACCCTCGACCGCTTCCGCATCCAGTACGGCCTCTACAAGAGCGACCCCGACCTGCAGGCCGCCCATCAGCGCGCACCGTGGATCGTCACCTGGGACGACCACGAGGTGCTCGACAACTGGGCGGGACCGAACGGCCCCGGCGGCGAGGTCACCGAAGAGGACTTCATGGTGATCCGCGCCAACGCCTTCCGCGCGTTCTGGGAGAACATGCCCGTCCGCCTGCCGGCGGCCGAGGGCCCGGACGCCCGCATCTACCGCAGGTACACCTTCGGCGACCTGGCCGAGTTCAACGTGCTCGACACCCGGCAGTACCGCGACGACCAGGTGTGCGGCGACGGGCAGCAGGTGGACTGCGCCGACCGCCTCGACCCGGCCCGGCAGATGCTCGGCGCCGAGCAGGAGCGGTGGCTGCTCGACGGGCTGGGCGACTCCCGGGCGAAGTGGAACGTGCTGGCCCAGCAGATCGCCATGATCCAGCTCGACTTCGACCCCGGCCCCGCCCAGCGGCTCAGCATGGACCTGTGGGACGGCTACAAGGCCGCCAAGGACCGCCTGATCACCGGCATGGGCGACCGCAAGGTCAGCAACCCCGTGGTGCTGACCGGCGACATCCACTACAACCTGGCCGGCGAGCTCAAGGCGAACTTCGACGACCCCGCCTCCCAGACCGTCGGGGTGGAGTTCGTGTGCACGTCGGTCAGCAGCGGCGGCAACGGCAACCCGAACACCGGCTTGCCCCCGGGCGGCAGCGACCCGGTCAACCCGCATCTGCGCTTCTCCAGCTACCAGCGCGGCTACGTCTCGTGCGAGGTCACCCGGACCCAGTGGCGGGCCGACTTCAAAGTCGTCCCGTACGTGGACCGCCCGGGCGCTCCGGTCTCCACGAGGGCGAGCCTCGTCACGCTGGACGGCGTCCCCGGCCTGCAGGCGCTCTAG
- a CDS encoding DeoR/GlpR family DNA-binding transcription regulator — protein MDSRQHTSSKATRWRDMADHIVRRGSASVTELAESFGVSVMTVHRDLDELERQGMVRKVRGGVTAQASNVWESNIAYRLQAHTAEKDAIARVVAGMIEPGSSVMLDDSTTALAVARHLSVLAPLTVVTNFLEAIRLLAGSPDIRLIALGGEYRATHDSFLGLGCVDAVEAVSTDVVVVSTSAVSDQYAFHQEQEIVLVKRAMLRAGARRILAVDGSKLARVALHRVAPLDDFDAIVVDSGAPADLLQRLRDRHGNVHVAQM, from the coding sequence GTGGATTCGCGTCAGCACACCTCAAGCAAGGCCACCCGGTGGCGGGACATGGCCGACCACATCGTGCGGCGGGGCTCGGCCTCGGTGACGGAGCTCGCGGAAAGCTTCGGGGTGAGCGTGATGACCGTCCACCGCGACCTCGACGAGCTGGAGCGCCAGGGCATGGTGCGCAAGGTCCGGGGCGGGGTCACCGCCCAGGCCAGCAACGTGTGGGAGAGCAACATCGCCTACCGGCTCCAGGCTCACACCGCGGAGAAGGACGCGATCGCCCGGGTGGTGGCGGGGATGATCGAGCCGGGCAGCTCGGTCATGCTCGACGACTCGACCACGGCGCTGGCGGTGGCCCGGCACCTGAGCGTGCTGGCCCCGCTGACCGTGGTGACCAACTTCCTGGAGGCGATCAGGCTGCTGGCCGGCAGCCCCGACATCCGGCTCATCGCGCTCGGCGGCGAATACCGCGCCACCCACGACTCCTTCCTCGGCCTCGGCTGCGTCGACGCGGTCGAGGCGGTGAGCACCGACGTGGTCGTGGTCTCCACCTCGGCCGTCTCCGACCAGTACGCCTTCCACCAGGAGCAGGAGATCGTGCTGGTCAAGCGGGCGATGTTGCGCGCGGGCGCCCGCCGCATCCTGGCAGTGGACGGCTCCAAGCTGGCCCGCGTGGCGCTGCACCGGGTCGCGCCGCTCGACGACTTCGACGCCATCGTCGTGGACTCCGGCGCTCCGGCCGACCTGCTCCAGCGGCTGCGCGACCGGCACGGGAACGTGCACGTGGCACAGATGTAA
- a CDS encoding extracellular solute-binding protein — protein sequence MTDLLHEARLSRGQFLRMVGGLAAAAAATACSTRQETTATTGGGQATTELKFIGVADQKAPMDQLAAAYQKSKPAVRITASYAPTDQVQTSLRTQLGAGNAPDLHVVYPGNGSAMSMTQIAQAGLLADLSAQAWTQTIPAGFKPAFQLDGKTYIFSAGSSVIGAVYNKKVFEKAGIEAPPTTWSEFLAVCDKLKKSGVAPIALGAQTPWVTQLITYALVPSTVYAKDPTFDDKQLAGQASFADSGWRDAMEMYLELQKRGFFNDNPNGTTFEQQTSMVATGKAGMAVQVSAVLPDFRKAASSPDDLSMFPVPGADDANSVWIPAGVVVGLGASAKGKNAEEAKAFIDFLGKQENINAWAKAIAAIPLTQDASSSIDPAVQSFLPFTKDRAVPFMDQRWPNAEVQPVHFAVIQELLAGKSTIDEALKKMDEAYKK from the coding sequence ATGACCGACCTTCTGCACGAGGCCAGGCTGAGCCGCGGGCAGTTCCTGCGTATGGTGGGCGGTCTGGCCGCGGCCGCGGCGGCCACCGCCTGCTCCACCAGGCAGGAGACCACCGCCACGACCGGCGGCGGCCAGGCCACGACCGAGCTGAAGTTCATCGGCGTGGCCGACCAGAAGGCGCCGATGGACCAGCTCGCGGCGGCCTACCAGAAGAGCAAGCCGGCGGTGCGCATCACCGCCTCCTACGCTCCCACCGACCAGGTGCAGACCTCGCTGCGCACCCAGCTCGGCGCCGGCAACGCCCCCGATCTGCACGTCGTCTATCCGGGCAACGGCAGCGCGATGTCGATGACCCAGATCGCCCAGGCGGGGCTGCTGGCCGACCTGTCCGCCCAGGCGTGGACGCAGACGATTCCGGCCGGGTTCAAGCCCGCCTTCCAGCTCGACGGCAAGACGTACATCTTCTCCGCCGGCTCGTCGGTCATCGGGGCCGTCTACAACAAGAAGGTCTTCGAGAAGGCCGGCATCGAGGCGCCGCCGACGACCTGGAGCGAGTTCCTCGCCGTCTGCGACAAGCTGAAGAAGTCCGGCGTGGCGCCGATCGCGCTCGGCGCCCAGACGCCGTGGGTCACCCAGCTCATCACGTACGCGCTGGTGCCCTCGACCGTCTACGCCAAGGACCCGACGTTCGACGACAAGCAGCTCGCCGGGCAGGCCAGCTTCGCCGACTCCGGCTGGCGCGACGCCATGGAGATGTATCTGGAGCTGCAGAAACGCGGCTTCTTCAACGACAACCCCAACGGCACCACCTTCGAGCAGCAGACCTCCATGGTGGCCACCGGCAAGGCCGGCATGGCCGTCCAGGTGTCGGCGGTCCTGCCCGACTTCCGCAAGGCGGCCTCGTCGCCCGACGACCTGTCGATGTTCCCCGTGCCCGGCGCCGACGACGCGAACTCCGTGTGGATCCCGGCCGGCGTCGTCGTCGGCCTCGGCGCCAGCGCCAAGGGCAAGAACGCCGAGGAGGCCAAGGCGTTCATCGACTTCCTCGGCAAGCAGGAGAACATCAACGCCTGGGCCAAGGCGATCGCCGCCATCCCGCTCACGCAGGACGCCTCCTCGAGCATCGACCCGGCCGTGCAGTCGTTCCTGCCGTTCACCAAGGACCGCGCGGTGCCGTTCATGGACCAGCGCTGGCCCAACGCCGAGGTGCAGCCGGTGCACTTCGCCGTCATCCAGGAGCTGCTGGCCGGGAAGTCGACCATCGACGAGGCGCTGAAGAAGATGGACGAGGCATACAAGAAGTGA
- a CDS encoding carbohydrate ABC transporter permease — protein sequence MTAGRSRPAHRGARRRFSAASPPWLFAAPALAVYALVVLYPAISGVVYAFTDWSGIGQDMSFVGLANFRTLLGDEQAMGSIGNTLLLTVAIVAVQNGVGLLLALGVHARLKSRALLRVIFFSPVVVSPVMVAFLWKYIYNPDPSAGLNGLLGLHVDWLGDPSVALWSIAGMVVWQYAGYSMVIFLAGLEGVPRELHEAAMIDGAGTFQRFRYVTWPLLAPAVTINLMLSTIGGLKLFDQIFAATNGGPGYATETLSTVLYKQAFVFGKFGYSTAVALVLALFVAAVSLVQVYYLRRREVTA from the coding sequence GTGACCGCCGGGCGGTCGCGGCCCGCCCACAGGGGGGCGCGGCGCCGCTTCAGCGCCGCGTCGCCGCCGTGGTTGTTCGCCGCGCCCGCGCTCGCCGTGTACGCGCTGGTCGTGCTCTATCCCGCGATCAGCGGCGTGGTGTACGCGTTCACGGACTGGAGCGGCATCGGCCAGGACATGTCCTTCGTGGGCCTGGCCAACTTCCGCACCCTGCTGGGCGACGAGCAGGCCATGGGCTCGATCGGCAACACGCTGCTGCTGACCGTGGCCATCGTGGCCGTCCAGAACGGCGTCGGGCTGCTGCTGGCGCTCGGCGTGCACGCCAGGCTCAAGAGCCGGGCACTGCTCCGCGTGATCTTCTTCTCGCCGGTCGTGGTCAGCCCGGTCATGGTGGCCTTCCTGTGGAAGTACATCTACAACCCCGACCCGTCCGCAGGGCTCAACGGCCTGCTCGGCCTGCACGTCGACTGGCTGGGCGACCCGTCGGTCGCCCTGTGGTCGATCGCCGGCATGGTGGTGTGGCAGTACGCGGGATACTCCATGGTCATCTTCCTGGCCGGGCTGGAGGGTGTGCCCCGGGAGCTGCACGAGGCCGCCATGATCGACGGCGCCGGCACCTTCCAGCGTTTCCGCTACGTCACCTGGCCGCTGCTCGCCCCCGCCGTCACGATCAATCTCATGCTGTCCACGATCGGCGGCCTCAAGCTCTTCGACCAGATCTTCGCCGCCACCAACGGCGGACCCGGCTACGCCACCGAGACCCTGTCGACCGTGCTGTACAAGCAGGCGTTCGTGTTCGGCAAGTTCGGCTACAGCACGGCGGTCGCGCTGGTGCTGGCGTTGTTCGTGGCCGCCGTCTCGCTCGTCCAGGTCTACTACCTGCGCCGGCGGGAGGTGACCGCGTGA
- a CDS encoding carbohydrate ABC transporter permease — MRRTFLLEIVMIAVAVAFLFPVYSLVSLSLKDPGQISRSPLALPDPPTFDNYGSAWSAAALGPSLVNSTVITVVSLVALIALGSFAAYFLARVQSRLGYGLYILFLLGIVLPFQLGMIPLYELVSDLGLIGTHTGMILFYTGIQLPFTVFLYTGFIRALPREYASAAQIDGASHLTAFTRVVFPLLRPITGTVLILNAVFIWNDFFTPLVYLGGSGYETVPVSVFAFVGQYVSDHGLVFAGLVLGALPIVVVFLALQRYVIKGFSSGLKG, encoded by the coding sequence GTGAGAAGGACGTTCTTGCTGGAAATCGTCATGATCGCGGTGGCGGTGGCGTTCCTGTTCCCCGTCTACAGCCTGGTGTCGCTGTCGCTGAAGGACCCGGGGCAGATCTCCCGGTCGCCGCTGGCGCTGCCCGACCCGCCGACGTTCGACAACTACGGCTCCGCGTGGTCGGCGGCGGCGCTCGGCCCGTCGCTGGTCAACAGCACCGTGATCACCGTGGTCAGCCTGGTCGCGCTCATCGCGCTCGGCTCGTTCGCCGCGTACTTCCTGGCCCGGGTGCAGAGCCGGCTCGGCTACGGGCTGTACATCCTGTTCCTGCTGGGCATCGTGCTGCCGTTCCAGCTCGGCATGATCCCGCTGTACGAGCTGGTGAGCGACCTCGGGCTGATCGGCACGCACACCGGGATGATCCTGTTCTACACCGGCATCCAGCTGCCGTTCACCGTCTTCCTCTACACCGGGTTCATCCGTGCGCTGCCCCGCGAGTACGCCAGCGCCGCCCAGATCGACGGCGCCTCGCACCTGACGGCGTTCACCCGCGTCGTCTTCCCGCTGCTGCGGCCCATCACCGGCACCGTGCTGATCCTCAACGCCGTCTTCATCTGGAACGACTTCTTCACGCCGCTGGTCTACCTCGGCGGCTCCGGATACGAGACGGTCCCGGTCAGCGTCTTCGCCTTCGTCGGCCAGTACGTCTCCGACCACGGCCTGGTCTTCGCCGGGCTGGTGCTCGGCGCGCTGCCGATCGTGGTGGTCTTCCTGGCGCTGCAGCGCTACGTCATCAAGGGCTTCTCGAGCGGGCTCAAGGGGTGA